In one Sulfitobacter sp. LCG007 genomic region, the following are encoded:
- a CDS encoding VOC family protein → MLTLDHLTIVAPTLREGVHHVRECLDIDVPFGTRHLYMGTHNHRLQLGGGVYLEIVARDPEGVDPGRPRWFGVDYPQQLRADWDEGRRLRGWVAATKDIENLVRQRPEFGEVVSLPFDTPEFAFGVPADGSLPEGGALPSLIDHRNDPTKMSDIPNLGARLVAFTLQHPSPEQLQATYRELQIDRPPSVEPGPGLRYEAAIETPTGLRLLT, encoded by the coding sequence ATGCTCACTCTCGACCATCTCACCATTGTCGCGCCAACGCTCCGCGAAGGTGTTCATCACGTTCGAGAGTGCTTGGATATCGACGTGCCGTTCGGCACGAGACATCTCTACATGGGCACGCACAACCATCGCCTTCAGCTTGGAGGTGGCGTCTATCTCGAAATCGTTGCACGTGATCCAGAAGGCGTTGATCCAGGTCGGCCCCGTTGGTTTGGAGTGGACTATCCCCAGCAGCTTCGTGCGGACTGGGATGAAGGTCGACGATTGCGAGGGTGGGTTGCCGCCACCAAGGACATTGAAAACCTTGTCAGACAACGGCCAGAGTTCGGAGAAGTCGTTTCTCTTCCCTTCGATACGCCAGAATTCGCCTTCGGGGTCCCGGCTGACGGCTCTCTGCCGGAAGGCGGAGCATTGCCGTCGCTGATCGATCACCGAAACGATCCTACCAAAATGTCGGATATACCTAATCTCGGTGCGCGTTTGGTTGCGTTTACGCTTCAGCACCCATCACCGGAACAGCTGCAGGCCACCTACAGGGAGTTGCAGATAGACCGCCCACCGTCAGTGGAACCTGGACCAGGCCTGCGATACGAGGCAGCGATTGAAACCCCGACAGGCCTTCGTTTACTTACGTAG
- the coaD gene encoding pantetheine-phosphate adenylyltransferase yields the protein MRVGLYPGTFDPITLGHIDIIRRAAALVDRLVIGVAINRDKGPLFSLEERVRMVEAEAERLAEQTGTEMVVHPFENLLINCARDVGAGIIVRGLRAVADFEYEYQMVGMNRQLDDSVETVFLMAEAQHQAIASKLVKEIARLDGDVSNFVTPVVNEELLRKFAD from the coding sequence ATGCGCGTTGGTCTTTATCCCGGAACTTTCGACCCCATAACGCTGGGTCACATAGACATCATCCGGCGTGCGGCCGCACTGGTGGACAGGCTGGTGATCGGCGTCGCGATCAACCGCGACAAGGGGCCGCTGTTTTCGCTCGAAGAGCGCGTGCGGATGGTCGAGGCCGAAGCGGAAAGGCTCGCCGAGCAGACCGGCACCGAGATGGTCGTGCATCCCTTCGAGAACCTGCTCATCAACTGCGCGCGCGATGTCGGAGCCGGGATCATCGTGCGCGGCCTGCGCGCGGTGGCCGATTTCGAATACGAATATCAGATGGTCGGGATGAACCGTCAGCTCGACGACAGCGTCGAGACCGTGTTCCTGATGGCCGAGGCCCAGCACCAGGCGATCGCCAGCAAGCTGGTCAAGGAAATCGCCCGGCTTGATGGTGATGTCAGCAATTTCGTCACGCCCGTGGTGAACGAGGAACTGCTGCGCAAGTTTGCCGACTGA
- a CDS encoding exonuclease encodes MQAAIIYDCEFLTSEGAPGRFWCGPRDPDPVIAQIGAVRLGLEGDFDISDRLRLHVLPKARDGSRVSLDPLFMRLTGITEKVISDEGLPLGEALVRLDAFSEGARLWSWGKDEFNMIAISCYVAGIAPPIPITRFGNACDLLLAAGMPYEDLIRTRSNTLAAYYGIEHPDLRGHDALDDARSVALTLRHLLATGKLSAAAFARGLQGDAERAI; translated from the coding sequence ATGCAGGCTGCGATCATCTACGACTGCGAGTTCCTGACCTCCGAGGGCGCGCCGGGCCGCTTCTGGTGCGGACCGCGCGACCCTGACCCGGTGATCGCCCAGATCGGCGCGGTCAGGCTCGGGCTGGAAGGGGACTTCGACATTTCGGACAGGCTGCGCCTGCATGTGCTGCCCAAGGCACGGGACGGAAGCCGCGTGTCGCTCGATCCGCTTTTCATGCGGCTCACGGGCATCACCGAGAAGGTCATCTCGGACGAGGGTCTGCCGCTGGGCGAGGCGCTTGTCAGGCTCGACGCCTTCTCGGAAGGTGCAAGGCTGTGGTCATGGGGAAAGGACGAATTCAACATGATCGCGATCAGCTGCTATGTCGCCGGCATCGCGCCTCCGATCCCGATCACACGCTTCGGGAATGCCTGCGACCTGCTGCTTGCCGCGGGCATGCCCTACGAGGATCTGATCCGCACGCGAAGCAACACGCTTGCGGCGTATTACGGGATCGAGCATCCGGATCTGCGCGGCCATGACGCCCTTGACGATGCGAGGTCGGTCGCGCTGACGCTGCGCCATCTGCTCGCGACGGGAAAGCTGTCCGCCGCGGCTTTCGCGCGGGGCTTGCAGGGTGACGCTGAAAGGGCGATCTGA
- a CDS encoding cell division protein ZapA, with protein MPEVKITIGGRQFEVACQEGEEHYLHTAAKMLDDEAQVLSDQVGRMPEARMLLMAGLMLADKTASVEDRVAEVQAKLNEAEAEIARLGAAEVEPERIEVPVVPQSVTDTLAELAARAEAIADQIDEKSA; from the coding sequence ATGCCCGAGGTGAAGATCACGATCGGCGGCCGCCAGTTCGAGGTCGCCTGCCAGGAAGGCGAAGAGCATTACCTTCATACCGCCGCCAAGATGCTTGACGACGAGGCCCAGGTCCTGTCGGACCAGGTCGGAAGGATGCCCGAAGCCCGCATGCTGCTGATGGCCGGGCTCATGCTCGCCGACAAGACGGCCTCTGTCGAGGACCGCGTCGCAGAGGTTCAGGCGAAGCTCAACGAGGCCGAAGCCGAGATCGCGCGCCTTGGCGCGGCCGAGGTCGAACCCGAACGCATCGAGGTACCGGTGGTGCCGCAATCGGTGACCGACACGCTGGCCGAGCTCGCTGCGCGCGCCGAGGCCATTGCCGATCAGATCGACGAGAAATCCGCGTGA
- a CDS encoding CHAP domain-containing protein, translating into MLLTAACGAPIQKLSDMPDLDPARMSMALAEVKEKQSRGQRVWCVPFARDASGIDIRGNAETWWGQARDLYQRGDDPVVGAVMAFASTRGMPMGHVAVVSEIVSPRQISIDHANWHRNRVSLKMSVIDVSEGNDWSRVRLESTPGTFGKVYPINGFIYPTDPA; encoded by the coding sequence ATGCTGCTGACCGCCGCCTGCGGTGCGCCGATACAGAAGTTGTCGGACATGCCCGACCTCGATCCGGCACGGATGTCGATGGCGCTGGCCGAGGTAAAGGAAAAGCAATCGCGCGGTCAGCGCGTCTGGTGCGTCCCCTTTGCCCGCGACGCCAGCGGCATCGACATCCGCGGCAATGCGGAAACATGGTGGGGACAGGCGCGCGATCTCTACCAGCGCGGCGACGATCCCGTCGTCGGAGCGGTGATGGCCTTCGCCTCGACCCGCGGAATGCCCATGGGGCACGTGGCGGTCGTGTCGGAAATCGTGTCGCCCCGCCAGATCAGCATCGACCACGCGAACTGGCACCGCAACCGCGTGTCGCTGAAGATGTCCGTCATCGACGTTTCGGAAGGCAACGACTGGTCCCGGGTCCGGCTTGAATCGACCCCCGGAACCTTCGGCAAGGTCTACCCGATAAACGGATTCATCTATCCCACCGATCCCGCCTGA
- a CDS encoding DUF808 domain-containing protein yields MSGLLALLDDVAAIAKVAAASIDDVMGQAAKAGSKAAGAVIDDAAVSPKYVSGFTADRELPIIWRITKGSLKNKLLYLLPAGLLLANFAPWSISPLLMLGGGYLCFEGAEKVAHALGVGGHGHEDYPDADKTTSDPAHLEEQKARGAIKTDFILSAEIMTIALAAIPESNIWMEAATLATVAVMITVAVYGAVALIVKADDLGLLMCRQGRFAVTRAIGRGIVKAMPGFMRMLTLVGTAAMLWVGGSIVIHGLNELGFAMPEHIIHDVAVTVGGSAPEGYVGAAEWVVKAALDGVFGLLLGLLLIPVGEKIVTPLVRTVSGR; encoded by the coding sequence ATGAGTGGACTTCTGGCGCTGCTGGATGACGTGGCGGCGATCGCGAAGGTGGCGGCGGCGTCGATAGACGATGTGATGGGGCAGGCGGCGAAGGCCGGATCCAAGGCCGCCGGCGCGGTGATCGACGACGCGGCGGTATCGCCCAAATACGTCTCGGGCTTCACGGCGGATCGTGAACTGCCGATCATCTGGCGTATCACCAAGGGATCGCTCAAGAACAAGCTGCTCTACCTGCTCCCCGCGGGCCTTCTTCTGGCCAATTTCGCACCCTGGAGCATTTCACCGCTGCTGATGCTCGGCGGAGGATATCTGTGCTTCGAGGGGGCGGAAAAGGTGGCCCATGCGCTGGGGGTCGGCGGACATGGGCATGAGGACTATCCCGATGCCGACAAGACCACGAGCGATCCGGCGCATCTGGAAGAGCAGAAGGCGCGGGGGGCGATCAAGACCGACTTCATCCTGTCCGCCGAGATCATGACGATCGCCTTGGCGGCGATTCCGGAAAGCAACATCTGGATGGAGGCGGCAACGCTCGCGACCGTTGCGGTGATGATCACGGTTGCCGTCTATGGCGCGGTGGCGCTGATCGTGAAGGCCGACGATCTGGGGCTTCTGATGTGCCGGCAGGGGCGCTTTGCCGTGACCCGCGCAATCGGCCGCGGGATCGTCAAGGCGATGCCGGGCTTCATGCGGATGCTGACGCTGGTGGGAACGGCGGCGATGCTCTGGGTGGGCGGCAGCATTGTCATTCACGGGCTCAACGAACTCGGGTTCGCCATGCCCGAGCATATCATCCACGACGTCGCCGTCACCGTCGGCGGCAGCGCGCCGGAAGGATATGTCGGAGCGGCGGAATGGGTAGTGAAGGCGGCGCTGGACGGTGTCTTCGGCCTGTTGCTGGGCCTGCTGCTCATCCCGGTGGGGGAGAAGATCGTGACGCCGCTGGTCCGGACCGTCAGCGGCCGGTGA
- the tkt gene encoding transketolase: MDLKALAAAHPDHWSKATAIRALTLDAVAAAKSGHSGAPMGMADIATVLFEKHLKFDAGNPDWPDRDRFILSNGHGSMLLYSLLHLTGYADMTIEEIRNFRQWGAKTAGHPEYKYAKGIETTTGPLGQGIANSVGFAMAEEIQRAHYGAKFVDHYTYVFAGDGCLMEGVSQEAITLAGRHKLSRLIVFWDHNDITIDGPVSLSDSTDQPARFRAAGWEVLEIDGHDPVAIDEAIVAAKKSDLPTMIACKTHIALGHAAQDTSKGHGALTDMDQAQAAKDAYGWTAGPFEVPAEIKSAWEKIGARGAAARKDWEQRLETMPKGKRATFDRAYALDVPNKLKATIKAFKKQMSEAAPNIATRASSEKVLEVVNPILPETVGGSADLTGSNNTKTGDLGVFDIDNRGGRYIYWGIREHGMAAAMNGMVLHGGIRPYGGTFMCFTDYARPAMRLAALMHVPTVFVMTHDSIGLGEDGPTHQPVEHLAISRATPNMYVFRPADTIETAEAWELALTAKETPSVLSLTRQGVPTLRTEHRNANLTAQGAYVLADAEGKRQAIILATGSEVSVAMAARDLLQAEGIGTRVVSMPCWELFEAQDESYRKRVLPAGPVRVAVEAAVEMGWDKWLLGERGKRGKAGFVGMTGFGASAPAEDLFEHFGITAEAVAAKVKSLL, from the coding sequence GTGGACCTCAAAGCCCTTGCCGCCGCCCATCCGGATCACTGGTCGAAGGCCACCGCCATCCGCGCCCTTACCCTTGACGCCGTCGCCGCAGCCAAGTCCGGCCATTCCGGCGCGCCGATGGGCATGGCCGACATCGCGACGGTGCTCTTCGAGAAACATCTGAAGTTCGATGCGGGCAACCCCGACTGGCCGGACCGGGACCGCTTCATCCTGTCGAACGGGCACGGCTCGATGCTGCTCTATTCGCTGCTCCATCTGACCGGCTACGCGGACATGACCATCGAGGAGATCCGCAACTTCCGCCAGTGGGGCGCCAAGACCGCCGGGCATCCCGAATACAAGTACGCCAAGGGCATCGAGACGACCACGGGGCCGCTGGGGCAGGGTATCGCCAACTCGGTCGGCTTCGCCATGGCCGAAGAGATCCAGCGCGCCCATTACGGTGCGAAGTTCGTGGATCATTACACCTATGTCTTCGCCGGTGACGGATGCCTCATGGAAGGCGTGAGCCAGGAAGCGATCACGCTGGCCGGGCGGCACAAGCTGTCCAGGCTCATCGTTTTCTGGGACCACAACGACATTACCATCGACGGGCCGGTATCGCTGTCCGACAGCACCGATCAACCCGCCCGTTTCCGGGCTGCGGGTTGGGAAGTGCTCGAGATCGACGGACACGACCCGGTCGCCATCGACGAAGCGATCGTGGCCGCGAAGAAATCCGATCTGCCCACGATGATCGCCTGCAAGACGCATATCGCCCTGGGGCATGCGGCCCAGGATACCTCGAAGGGGCATGGCGCGCTGACCGACATGGACCAGGCCCAGGCGGCCAAGGATGCCTACGGCTGGACAGCCGGGCCCTTCGAGGTTCCAGCCGAGATCAAGTCGGCCTGGGAGAAGATCGGCGCGCGCGGTGCCGCGGCACGCAAGGACTGGGAGCAACGCCTCGAAACGATGCCCAAGGGCAAGCGCGCCACTTTCGATCGCGCCTATGCGCTCGATGTGCCGAACAAGCTGAAGGCGACGATCAAGGCCTTCAAGAAGCAGATGTCAGAGGCCGCGCCGAATATCGCCACGCGGGCGAGCTCGGAAAAGGTGCTCGAGGTCGTGAACCCGATCCTGCCCGAGACGGTAGGCGGATCTGCGGACCTGACGGGGTCGAACAACACCAAGACCGGCGATCTCGGGGTGTTCGACATCGACAACCGCGGCGGTCGCTACATCTACTGGGGCATCCGCGAGCACGGCATGGCGGCGGCGATGAACGGGATGGTCCTGCATGGCGGCATCCGGCCCTATGGCGGCACCTTCATGTGCTTCACCGACTACGCGCGCCCCGCGATGCGGCTTGCCGCGCTGATGCACGTGCCGACGGTCTTCGTGATGACCCACGACAGCATCGGTCTGGGCGAGGACGGGCCGACCCACCAGCCTGTCGAACATCTGGCGATCTCGCGCGCGACGCCCAACATGTACGTCTTCCGACCTGCCGACACGATCGAGACGGCCGAGGCTTGGGAACTGGCGCTGACGGCGAAAGAAACGCCCTCGGTGCTGTCGCTGACCCGTCAGGGGGTGCCGACGCTTCGGACAGAGCACCGCAATGCCAACCTCACCGCGCAGGGCGCCTATGTGCTGGCCGACGCCGAGGGCAAGCGGCAGGCGATCATCCTCGCCACCGGCTCCGAGGTGTCCGTGGCCATGGCAGCGCGGGACCTTTTGCAGGCCGAAGGCATCGGAACGCGCGTGGTCTCGATGCCCTGCTGGGAACTCTTCGAGGCGCAGGACGAAAGCTATCGCAAGCGCGTGCTTCCTGCCGGTCCGGTGCGCGTTGCGGTCGAAGCCGCTGTCGAGATGGGCTGGGACAAATGGCTGCTCGGCGAACGTGGCAAGCGCGGCAAGGCAGGCTTCGTCGGCATGACCGGCTTCGGAGCCTCGGCGCCCGCGGAAGATCTGTTCGAGCATTTCGGCATCACTGCAGAGGCCGTTGCGGCGAAGGTGAAATCGCTGCTCTGA
- a CDS encoding MliC family protein translates to MKLRASLGALASFLITGPAAAEIQALTYLCERGVTIPAVYVNGEDGPDRIAVVVIQVEGRMINLEASESGSGARYAVPSDKSGYVWWTKGTSATLAWFDAPLREEVTLYAACEAQ, encoded by the coding sequence GTGAAGCTGCGCGCCTCTCTGGGCGCGCTGGCGTCCTTTCTGATCACAGGCCCCGCAGCGGCAGAAATCCAGGCTCTGACCTACCTGTGCGAGCGGGGGGTCACCATTCCCGCCGTATACGTCAACGGTGAGGACGGTCCGGATCGCATCGCCGTCGTCGTGATCCAGGTCGAGGGGCGGATGATCAATCTGGAAGCCTCCGAAAGCGGCTCGGGCGCACGATACGCCGTCCCCTCGGACAAGTCGGGATATGTCTGGTGGACCAAGGGCACAAGCGCGACACTTGCATGGTTCGATGCGCCGCTGCGCGAGGAAGTCACGCTCTACGCGGCCTGCGAAGCACAATAA
- a CDS encoding LysR family transcriptional regulator, which produces MQMNWDDLRLFLAVAREQSLSGAGKLLRLDPATLGRRMARLEDSLQATLFSKSPQGYALTETGRDLLVRAEEAEQALREATAGLPVASDRLRGQVRIGAPDGAANFLLPQVCAAIAADNPDLDIQIVALPRVFNLSRREADLAIGVSAPTAGRLMVQKVADYHLHLAASQSYLDGASPLRQLGDLKEHRLVGYIPDMIFDRELDYLGELGAERVALASNSVSVQLNWIRQGSGVGVVHDFALPAAPGVTRVLVGDLALRRSFYLIRHADDRRDRRLQRFAEALASGLRQEVARLEACL; this is translated from the coding sequence TTGCAGATGAACTGGGATGACCTGCGGCTCTTCCTCGCCGTGGCCCGCGAACAAAGCCTGTCAGGCGCCGGCAAGTTGCTGCGGCTGGATCCGGCGACCCTGGGGCGGCGGATGGCGCGGCTCGAGGATTCGCTTCAGGCGACGCTGTTTTCAAAGTCTCCGCAGGGTTATGCTCTGACCGAGACGGGACGGGATCTGCTTGTCCGGGCAGAAGAAGCCGAGCAGGCACTGCGTGAAGCGACCGCGGGCCTTCCCGTCGCCAGCGACCGGCTGCGCGGGCAGGTGCGCATAGGAGCGCCGGATGGGGCCGCGAACTTCCTGCTCCCCCAGGTCTGCGCCGCCATCGCCGCCGACAACCCGGACCTCGATATCCAGATCGTCGCATTGCCGCGCGTCTTCAACCTGTCCCGGCGCGAGGCGGATCTCGCCATCGGGGTCAGCGCGCCGACCGCCGGTCGACTGATGGTCCAGAAGGTCGCCGATTACCATCTCCACCTCGCCGCCTCGCAGAGCTATCTCGACGGGGCGTCGCCGCTCAGGCAACTGGGGGACCTGAAAGAGCACCGGCTGGTGGGCTACATTCCCGACATGATCTTTGATCGCGAACTCGATTATCTGGGCGAGCTCGGCGCCGAGCGTGTCGCGCTCGCCTCGAACTCGGTATCGGTCCAGCTCAACTGGATCCGGCAGGGCAGCGGCGTGGGCGTCGTGCACGACTTCGCCCTTCCGGCCGCTCCCGGCGTCACGCGCGTCCTCGTCGGGGACCTCGCCCTGCGCCGCAGCTTTTATCTCATCCGTCACGCGGACGATCGCCGCGACCGGCGGCTTCAGCGTTTCGCCGAGGCCTTGGCGTCCGGGCTGCGTCAGGAGGTCGCCCGCCTGGAGGCGTGCCTCTGA
- a CDS encoding alpha/beta fold hydrolase, with protein MTEFSEIATDTVTLSYLDAGEGPVIVALHGFPDSWRTWDAFAPALVKAGYRVIRLALRGYAPSGIPADARYDVPALAGDVLGLLDRLAIGRAVVLGHDWGASIAYELAERAPHRLAALIALAVPPPATAIGGWAERIARPHNIYLGYGAISDWWFRRAGFAEVRRLYRLWSPGWTGNDAHIDTVIGQLSDPARSRAAVDCYRPDPHRSSRPALPTMPSLLIYGAHEPKVRRHGFEGARAGLGAHSGVVGVEGAGHWPHLEAPGRVLEAVIGFLGRCVRDGRIGATSSDRHPG; from the coding sequence ATGACCGAATTCTCCGAGATCGCAACCGACACCGTCACGCTTTCCTATCTCGACGCGGGCGAGGGTCCGGTGATCGTCGCGCTGCACGGATTTCCGGATAGCTGGCGAACCTGGGACGCCTTCGCGCCGGCGCTCGTCAAGGCCGGCTATCGCGTAATCCGGCTGGCGCTGCGAGGCTACGCACCCTCGGGAATACCGGCTGACGCGCGCTACGATGTTCCCGCCCTTGCCGGGGATGTGCTGGGCCTGCTGGATCGCCTTGCGATAGGGCGGGCCGTGGTACTCGGCCATGACTGGGGGGCTTCGATCGCCTACGAGCTGGCAGAGCGCGCGCCCCACCGGCTTGCGGCCCTGATTGCCCTGGCGGTTCCTCCGCCTGCCACGGCAATCGGGGGCTGGGCCGAGCGGATCGCACGGCCTCACAACATCTATCTCGGCTATGGCGCGATCTCTGACTGGTGGTTTCGCCGTGCCGGCTTCGCGGAGGTGCGGCGGCTCTACAGGCTGTGGAGCCCGGGCTGGACCGGCAACGATGCGCATATCGACACTGTCATTGGCCAGCTGTCAGATCCTGCACGTTCCCGTGCGGCGGTCGATTGCTACCGGCCCGATCCTCACAGATCTTCGCGACCCGCGCTGCCTACGATGCCGAGCCTGCTGATCTACGGGGCGCACGAGCCAAAGGTGCGCCGGCACGGGTTCGAGGGCGCGCGTGCGGGGCTCGGCGCGCACTCCGGCGTTGTGGGCGTAGAGGGCGCGGGGCATTGGCCCCATCTGGAAGCGCCCGGCCGGGTTCTCGAAGCCGTCATCGGCTTCCTCGGGCGCTGCGTTCGGGACGGGCGGATCGGTGCCACGTCATCTGACAGACACCCGGGCTGA
- the grxD gene encoding Grx4 family monothiol glutaredoxin, which produces MTQTTDAQTAIKETIETNPVVLFMKGTKSMPQCGFSSRVAGVLNYMGVEFHDVNVLADEAIRQGIKDFSDWPTIPQLYVKGEFVGGCDIITEMTLSGELDTLFAEKGVAFDKDAAEKIREANG; this is translated from the coding sequence ATGACCCAGACAACCGACGCGCAGACCGCGATCAAGGAAACCATCGAAACGAACCCGGTCGTGCTTTTCATGAAAGGCACGAAGTCCATGCCGCAATGCGGCTTCTCGAGCCGCGTCGCGGGCGTTCTCAACTACATGGGGGTCGAGTTCCACGATGTGAACGTTCTGGCCGACGAGGCCATTCGCCAGGGAATCAAGGACTTCTCGGACTGGCCGACGATCCCGCAGCTCTACGTGAAGGGCGAATTCGTCGGCGGTTGCGACATCATCACCGAGATGACGCTTTCGGGCGAACTGGACACGCTGTTTGCGGAGAAAGGCGTGGCATTCGACAAGGATGCCGCGGAAAAGATCCGCGAAGCCAACGGCTGA
- a CDS encoding BolA/IbaG family iron-sulfur metabolism protein → MPMQARDIEDLIRASFPEARITITDLAGDGNHYAAEVIDASFRGMNRVQQQRAVYKALEEKMAGSRGELHALALTTKAPD, encoded by the coding sequence ATGCCCATGCAAGCCCGCGACATCGAAGACCTGATCCGCGCGTCCTTTCCGGAAGCCCGCATCACGATCACCGACCTTGCGGGCGATGGGAACCACTACGCCGCCGAGGTGATCGACGCCTCGTTTCGGGGCATGAACCGGGTCCAGCAGCAGCGCGCCGTCTACAAGGCGCTCGAAGAGAAGATGGCCGGATCGAGGGGCGAACTGCATGCTCTGGCACTGACCACCAAGGCGCCCGATTGA
- a CDS encoding CoA-acylating methylmalonate-semialdehyde dehydrogenase, with the protein MINLTHYINGGHVNGKSGRYSDVYNPATGEVQAKCPLANTEEVDEAIRIAAQAQPAWAAVNPQRRARVLMRFVDLLNRDMDKLAEALSREHGKTLPDAAGDVQRGLEVVEYCIGAPQMLKGEYTDSAGPGIDMYSMRQPLGVTAGITPFNFPAMIPMWMFAPAIACGNAFILKPSERDPSVPLMLAELMEEAGLPKGILQVINGDKEAVDALLNSPVVQSIGFVGSTPIAEYIYATGCANGKRVQCFGGAKNHMIVMPDADMDQAADALVGAGYGAAGERCMAISVAVPVGEETADRLIEKLVPRIEKLKVGPYTAGKDVDYGPVVTAAAKANIERLVQTGVDQGAKLVVDGRGFKLQGYEDGYFVGPHLFDKVTKDMDIYKTEIFGPVLSTVRAQSYEEALGLAMDHEYGNGTAIFTRDGDTARDFANRINVGMIGVNVPIPVPLAYHTFGGWKKSVFGDLNQHGPDAFRFYTRTKTVTARWPSGIREGGEFNFRPME; encoded by the coding sequence ATGATCAATCTCACCCATTACATCAACGGCGGCCATGTGAACGGCAAGTCGGGCCGTTATTCGGACGTCTACAACCCGGCAACCGGCGAGGTTCAGGCGAAATGCCCGCTCGCCAACACCGAGGAAGTCGACGAGGCGATCCGCATCGCCGCACAGGCCCAGCCGGCCTGGGCCGCCGTCAATCCGCAGCGCCGCGCCCGGGTTCTGATGCGTTTCGTGGATCTGTTGAACCGCGACATGGACAAGCTTGCCGAGGCGCTGTCGCGCGAGCATGGCAAGACCCTGCCCGACGCTGCCGGTGACGTGCAACGCGGGCTCGAAGTGGTCGAATACTGCATCGGGGCGCCCCAGATGCTGAAGGGCGAGTACACCGACAGCGCCGGCCCCGGCATCGACATGTATTCCATGCGCCAGCCGCTGGGGGTCACGGCTGGGATCACGCCGTTCAACTTTCCGGCCATGATCCCGATGTGGATGTTCGCCCCCGCGATTGCCTGCGGCAATGCCTTCATCCTCAAACCGTCCGAGCGCGATCCCTCGGTGCCGCTGATGCTTGCGGAGCTGATGGAGGAAGCCGGCCTGCCGAAGGGCATCCTTCAGGTGATCAATGGCGACAAGGAGGCGGTGGATGCCCTGCTGAACAGCCCCGTGGTGCAGTCGATCGGTTTTGTCGGCTCGACCCCGATCGCCGAATACATCTATGCGACGGGATGCGCCAATGGCAAACGCGTCCAGTGCTTCGGCGGAGCCAAGAACCACATGATCGTCATGCCCGATGCCGACATGGACCAGGCCGCCGATGCCCTGGTCGGCGCGGGCTACGGCGCCGCGGGCGAACGCTGCATGGCGATCTCGGTCGCGGTACCCGTCGGCGAAGAAACCGCCGACCGGCTGATCGAAAAGCTGGTGCCGCGCATCGAGAAGCTGAAGGTCGGCCCCTACACCGCCGGGAAGGATGTCGATTACGGCCCCGTCGTGACCGCCGCCGCCAAGGCAAACATCGAACGTCTCGTGCAAACCGGAGTCGATCAGGGCGCGAAGCTTGTCGTGGACGGACGCGGCTTCAAGCTGCAAGGCTACGAGGACGGCTATTTCGTCGGCCCGCATCTCTTCGACAAAGTCACGAAGGACATGGACATCTACAAGACCGAAATCTTCGGCCCCGTCCTGTCCACCGTGCGCGCGCAGAGCTACGAAGAGGCGCTCGGCCTCGCCATGGACCACGAATACGGCAACGGAACCGCCATCTTCACCCGCGATGGCGACACGGCGCGCGATTTCGCGAACCGGATCAACGTGGGCATGATCGGCGTCAATGTCCCGATCCCGGTGCCGCTGGCCTACCATACCTTCGGCGGCTGGAAGAAATCGGTATTTGGCGATCTCAACCAGCACGGGCCCGACGCGTTCAGGTTCTACACGCGCACCAAGACGGTGACCGCGCGCTGGCCCAGCGGCATCCGGGAAGGGGGCGAGTTCAACTTCCGCCCCATGGAGTAA
- a CDS encoding CBS domain-containing protein: MLVSQILKSKADESVYTVPPTMMISDVARILSEKRIGTVVISRDGKAADGILSERDIVREIGARGVGCLSEPAEKYMTSKLVTCAAGDKAEEILQKMTDGRFRHIPVLEDGQLVGLISIGDVVKARLAELAMERNALEGMIMGH, encoded by the coding sequence ATGCTTGTGTCGCAAATCCTGAAATCCAAGGCTGACGAGTCCGTCTACACGGTGCCGCCGACCATGATGATCTCCGACGTCGCGCGCATCCTCTCCGAGAAACGGATCGGTACGGTCGTGATCTCGAGGGACGGCAAGGCCGCCGACGGAATCCTGTCGGAGCGTGACATCGTGCGCGAAATCGGGGCACGCGGTGTCGGCTGCCTGTCCGAGCCCGCCGAGAAGTACATGACGTCGAAGCTTGTCACCTGCGCGGCCGGCGACAAGGCCGAAGAGATCCTGCAGAAGATGACCGACGGGCGGTTCCGCCATATTCCGGTGCTCGAGGACGGCCAGCTTGTCGGGCTGATTTCGATCGGAGACGTGGTCAAGGCACGGCTGGCGGAGCTTGCGATGGAACGCAATGCGCTGGAAGGCATGATCATGGGGCACTGA